The Stygiolobus azoricus genome window below encodes:
- a CDS encoding rubrerythrin family protein, translated as MVNLKGTKTAENLKQGFIGESMANRRYLYFAKRADEEGYPEIAQLLRSIAEGETAHAFGYLDFIRQGGLTDPATDKPIGTLEEMLESAIAGETYEFTQMYPGFAKVAREEGFNEVAEWFETLARAEKSHAEKFQNVLKMLKGEQ; from the coding sequence ATAGTAAACCTAAAAGGTACTAAAACAGCTGAAAACCTTAAACAAGGCTTTATAGGAGAGTCGATGGCTAACAGACGATATCTCTACTTCGCCAAGAGAGCGGATGAAGAAGGTTATCCAGAAATAGCTCAGTTATTAAGGAGTATTGCCGAGGGAGAAACAGCCCACGCTTTCGGTTACCTAGACTTTATAAGACAAGGAGGGTTAACAGATCCAGCTACTGACAAGCCCATAGGAACTTTAGAGGAGATGTTAGAATCTGCAATCGCTGGAGAAACTTACGAGTTTACCCAGATGTATCCTGGTTTTGCTAAGGTAGCGAGGGAAGAGGGATTTAATGAAGTAGCTGAGTGGTTTGAGACCCTCGCGAGAGCAGAGAAAAGCCACGCTGAAAAATTCCAGAACGTACTTAA
- a CDS encoding helix-turn-helix transcriptional regulator, producing the protein MKLLGLVTLLSFLTLSILSTGVSSSVAETIFYNGTVIIRTYNQSVVYLPLQNITRLQASSHFTLQNNKVILANPDSVLTYQAKIDGVIKISQPYNSTICIILPYQTQLLYLYPAPISSTITQSGFLNLTFYGSNITIVFSPSASTIKYNQNSNGLFTILVVLLIISVTSTITLAYLLLKNFRKEKIRENLDNVEVEIDNNNLDERDKVVLEAIRQGADTLAKISKITGLPRTTAYRRVKKLISLGYVEEIRERNKIRYIANKNVGENDNNI; encoded by the coding sequence GTGAAACTACTGGGCTTAGTAACGCTTCTCTCATTTCTGACTTTATCTATATTATCTACTGGTGTCTCCTCTTCAGTTGCTGAAACAATATTTTATAACGGGACTGTAATAATAAGGACTTATAATCAATCAGTAGTATATCTTCCATTGCAAAACATAACTAGATTGCAGGCTAGTTCTCATTTCACATTACAGAATAATAAGGTTATTCTAGCTAATCCCGATTCTGTTCTAACTTATCAAGCTAAAATTGACGGAGTAATAAAGATTTCACAACCTTATAACTCCACAATTTGTATTATATTACCTTATCAGACTCAGTTACTATACTTGTATCCAGCCCCAATATCATCTACCATAACACAAAGCGGCTTTCTAAATCTTACTTTCTATGGTTCAAATATAACTATAGTGTTTTCACCTTCTGCTTCAACTATAAAGTATAATCAAAATTCAAACGGGCTTTTTACTATTTTGGTAGTATTACTGATAATTAGCGTAACTTCCACAATAACACTTGCTTACCTATTACTCAAAAATTTTAGAAAAGAAAAAATCCGGGAAAATCTAGATAATGTGGAAGTAGAAATAGATAATAATAATCTAGATGAAAGAGACAAAGTAGTTCTAGAAGCAATAAGACAAGGGGCAGATACTCTAGCTAAAATTAGTAAGATAACAGGCCTGCCTAGAACTACTGCCTATAGAAGGGTTAAGAAACTGATAAGTCTTGGATACGTTGAGGAAATAAGAGAGAGGAATAAAATCAGATACATTGCAAATAAAAATGTAGGTGAGAATGATAATAATATATGA
- a CDS encoding CBS domain-containing protein: MKIIQLVNRRPVTANSEISIKQAAEIMKRESVGSIVITDKDYNPIGIVTERDIIYAIADGIPLESSIDQIMSQNPVTIDGDADISEAVALMSSRGIRHLVVINKEGKVVGVISIKDVVKAVGSIALDLAFW; this comes from the coding sequence ATGAAAATAATCCAACTCGTAAATCGAAGACCAGTCACAGCTAATTCCGAAATAAGTATCAAACAAGCCGCAGAGATAATGAAAAGGGAAAGTGTGGGTTCAATAGTAATTACTGACAAAGATTATAATCCAATAGGTATAGTGACAGAGAGGGACATAATTTACGCAATAGCTGACGGAATTCCTCTAGAATCTTCAATAGACCAGATAATGAGCCAAAACCCCGTTACTATTGATGGTGATGCTGACATAAGCGAAGCTGTGGCATTAATGAGTTCAAGAGGAATTAGGCATCTCGTAGTCATAAATAAGGAAGGTAAAGTAGTAGGTGTTATTTCTATTAAGGACGTCGTTAAAGCTGTAGGTAGCATAGCACTTGATCTAGCCTTTTGGTAA